The following are encoded in a window of Pongo abelii isolate AG06213 chromosome 16, NHGRI_mPonAbe1-v2.0_pri, whole genome shotgun sequence genomic DNA:
- the LOC129050318 gene encoding golgin subfamily A member 6-like protein 25 isoform X4: MYKETRQNKLAEAKEKLRDHHAQTNPSVGAGASDTKKKKINNGTNPETTTSDGCHSPEDEKKANHQHQEALRRELEAQVHTIRILTCQKTELQTALYYSQQAVKQLEGEARDLIGRLHDSWKFAGELEQALSAVTTQKKKADKYIEELTKERDTLSLELYRNTITDEELKEKNAELQEKLRLVESEKSEIQLNVKELKRKLERAKLLLPQQQLQAEADHLGKELQSVSAKLQAQVEENELWNRLNQQQEEKMWSQEEKIREREEKIREREEKIREQEEKIREQEEKMRRQEEMMREKEEKIRELEEKIHEQEKIREEEEKRQEQEKIREQEKRQEQEEKMWRQEEKIHKQEEKIREQEEKMWRQEEKMHEQEKIREEEKRQEQEEKMWRQEEKIREQEEMWRQKEKTHQQEEKIREQEEKMWRQEEKIREQEKKMGRQEEKIWEQEEKMGRQEEKIREQEEKMHEQEEKMWRQEEKMHEQEKIREEEKRQEQEEKIWRQEEKIREQEKMWRQKEKMRKQEEKIREQEEKMWRQEEKVRKQKDMMREQEEKIREQEEMMQEQEEKMRRQEEKMWEQEVRLRHQEEKMQELEEHLEAAIYRADDKNAKTINM; this comes from the exons ATGTACAAAGAAACCCGACAGAACAAATTGGCTGAGGCCAAGGAAAAG TTGAGAGACCATCATGCCCAGACCAACCCTAGTGTTGGTGCAGGAGCAAGCGacaccaaaaagaagaaaataaataatggcactAACCCTGAGACAACCACTTCTGATGGTTGCCACTCACCTGAGGAT GAAAAGAAGGCAAACCACCAACATCAGGAAGCTCTAAGGAGGGagctagag GCCCAGGTTCATACCATACGAATCCTTACATGTCAGAAAACCGAGCTTCAGACGGCACTCTATTACAGCCAGCAAGCTGTCAAGCAGTTGGAAG GAGAGGCCAGGGATCTGATCGGCCGCCTGCATGATTCATGGAAGTTTGCAGGAGAGTTAGAGCAGGCTCTCTCTGCCGTCACTACACAGAAGAAGAAGGCGGATAAG TACATCGAGGAGTTAACAAAGGAGAGGGACACCCTGAGTCTGGAACTGTACAGGAACAC CATAACCGATGaggagctgaaggagaaaaatgctgaactacaagaaaaacttcgacttgtagaatctgaaaagtctGAGATCCAGCTCAACGTAAAGGAgctaaaaagaaagctggagaggGCCAAGCTCCTGCTGCCACAG cagcagctgcaggcgGAGGCTGACCACCTGGGTAAGGAGCTGCAGAGTGTGTCAGCAAAGCTCCAAGCCCAGGTGGAAGAGAACGAGTTGTGGAACCGCCTGAACCAGcaacaggaggagaagatgtggagccaggaggagaagatacgggagagggaggagaagatacgggagcgggaggagaagatacgagagcaggaggagaagatacgggagcaggaggagaagatgcggaggcaggaggagatgatgcgagagaaggaggagaagatacgggagctgGAGGAGAAGATACACGAGCAGGAAAAGatacgggaggaggaggagaagaggcaggagcaggagaagatacgtgagcaggagaagaggcaggagcaggaggagaagatgtggaggcaggaggagaagatacacaagcaggaggagaagatacgggagcaggaggagaagatgtggaggcaggaggagaagatgcacgagcaggagaagatacgggaggaggagaagaggcaggagcaggaggagaagatgtggaggcaggaggagaagatacgggagcaggaggagatgtggaggcagaaggagaagacgcaccagcaggaggagaagatacgggagcaggaggagaagatgtggaggcaggaggagaagatacgggagcaggagaagaagatggggaggcaggaggagaagatatgggagcaggaggagaagatggggaggcaggaggagaagatacgggagcaggaggagaagatgcacgagcaggaggagaagatgtggaggcaggaggagaagatgcacgagcaggagaagatacgggaggaggaaaagaggcaggagcaggaggagaagatatggaggcaggaggagaagatacgggagcaggagaagatgtggaggcagaaggagaagatgcgcaagcaggaggaaaagatacgggagcaggaggagaagatgtggaggcaggaggagaaggtgCGGAAGCAGAAAGATATGAtgcgggagcaggaggagaagatacgtgagcaggaggagatgatgcaggaacaggaggagaagatgcggaggcaggaggagaagatgtgggagCAGGAAGTGAGGCTGCGGcaccaggaggagaagatgcaggaactggag GAGCACCTGGAAGCTGCCATCTACCGAGCAGATGACAAGAACGcaaaaacaataaacatgtaa
- the LOC129050318 gene encoding golgin subfamily A member 6-like protein 26 isoform X2, which yields MYKETRQNKLAEAKEKLRDHHAQTNPSVGAGASDTKKKKINNGTNPETTTSDGCHSPEDKQQNRAQLEEEKKANHQHQEALRRELEAQVHTIRILTCQKTELQTALYYSQQAVKQLEGEARDLIGRLHDSWKFAGELEQALSAVTTQKKKADKYIEELTKERDTLSLELYRNTITDEELKEKNAELQEKLRLVESEKSEIQLNVKELKRKLERAKLLLPQQLQAEADHLGKELQSVSAKLQAQVEENELWNRLNQQQEEKMWSQEEKIREREEKIREREEKIREQEEKIREQEEKMRRQEEMMREKEEKIRELEEKIHEQEKIREEEEKRQEQEKIREQEKRQEQEEKMWRQEEKIHKQEEKIREQEEKMWRQEEKMHEQEKIREEEKRQEQEEKMWRQEEKIREQEEMWRQKEKTHQQEEKIREQEEKMWRQEEKIREQEKKMGRQEEKIWEQEEKMGRQEEKIREQEEKMHEQEEKMWRQEEKMHEQEKIREEEKRQEQEEKIWRQEEKIREQEKMWRQKEKMRKQEEKIREQEEKMWRQEEKVRKQKDMMREQEEKIREQEEMMQEQEEKMRRQEEKMWEQEVRLRHQEEKMQELEVRLQELEERLGELGRKAELWGEQTKVRGNPGDHTERPHHNLADGGWLPLLFHQSVAYSLNGGKKGVRFEAGEGGMGL from the exons ATGTACAAAGAAACCCGACAGAACAAATTGGCTGAGGCCAAGGAAAAG TTGAGAGACCATCATGCCCAGACCAACCCTAGTGTTGGTGCAGGAGCAAGCGacaccaaaaagaagaaaataaataatggcactAACCCTGAGACAACCACTTCTGATGGTTGCCACTCACCTGAGGAT aaacaacagaaccGAGCTCAGCTGGAAGAA GAAAAGAAGGCAAACCACCAACATCAGGAAGCTCTAAGGAGGGagctagag GCCCAGGTTCATACCATACGAATCCTTACATGTCAGAAAACCGAGCTTCAGACGGCACTCTATTACAGCCAGCAAGCTGTCAAGCAGTTGGAAG GAGAGGCCAGGGATCTGATCGGCCGCCTGCATGATTCATGGAAGTTTGCAGGAGAGTTAGAGCAGGCTCTCTCTGCCGTCACTACACAGAAGAAGAAGGCGGATAAG TACATCGAGGAGTTAACAAAGGAGAGGGACACCCTGAGTCTGGAACTGTACAGGAACAC CATAACCGATGaggagctgaaggagaaaaatgctgaactacaagaaaaacttcgacttgtagaatctgaaaagtctGAGATCCAGCTCAACGTAAAGGAgctaaaaagaaagctggagaggGCCAAGCTCCTGCTGCCACAG cagctgcaggcgGAGGCTGACCACCTGGGTAAGGAGCTGCAGAGTGTGTCAGCAAAGCTCCAAGCCCAGGTGGAAGAGAACGAGTTGTGGAACCGCCTGAACCAGcaacaggaggagaagatgtggagccaggaggagaagatacgggagagggaggagaagatacgggagcgggaggagaagatacgagagcaggaggagaagatacgggagcaggaggagaagatgcggaggcaggaggagatgatgcgagagaaggaggagaagatacgggagctgGAGGAGAAGATACACGAGCAGGAAAAGatacgggaggaggaggagaagaggcaggagcaggagaagatacgtgagcaggagaagaggcaggagcaggaggagaagatgtggaggcaggaggagaagatacacaagcaggaggagaagatacgggagcaggaggagaagatgtggaggcaggaggagaagatgcacgagcaggagaagatacgggaggaggagaagaggcaggagcaggaggagaagatgtggaggcaggaggagaagatacgggagcaggaggagatgtggaggcagaaggagaagacgcaccagcaggaggagaagatacgggagcaggaggagaagatgtggaggcaggaggagaagatacgggagcaggagaagaagatggggaggcaggaggagaagatatgggagcaggaggagaagatggggaggcaggaggagaagatacgggagcaggaggagaagatgcacgagcaggaggagaagatgtggaggcaggaggagaagatgcacgagcaggagaagatacgggaggaggaaaagaggcaggagcaggaggagaagatatggaggcaggaggagaagatacgggagcaggagaagatgtggaggcagaaggagaagatgcgcaagcaggaggaaaagatacgggagcaggaggagaagatgtggaggcaggaggagaaggtgCGGAAGCAGAAAGATATGAtgcgggagcaggaggagaagatacgtgagcaggaggagatgatgcaggaacaggaggagaagatgcggaggcaggaggagaagatgtgggagCAGGAAGTGAGGCTGCGGcaccaggaggagaagatgcaggaactggaggtgaggctgcaggagctggaggagaggctgggggagcTGGGGCGGAAGGCCGAGCTCTGGGGGGAGCAGACGAAGGTGCGTGGAAACCCTGGAGATCATACAGAACGACCTCACCACAACTTAGCAGATGGTGGTTGGCTCCCTCTGCTTTTCCACCAGTCTGTGGCCTACAGTTTAAATGGTGGGAAGAAGGGTGTGAGAtttgaggctggggagggaggcatgGGCCTCTAG
- the LOC129050318 gene encoding golgin subfamily A member 6-like protein 25 isoform X3 — MYKETRQNKLAEAKEKLRDHHAQTNPSVGAGASDTKKKKINNGTNPETTTSDGCHSPEDEKKANHQHQEALRRELEAQVHTIRILTCQKTELQTALYYSQQAVKQLEGEARDLIGRLHDSWKFAGELEQALSAVTTQKKKADKYIEELTKERDTLSLELYRNTITDEELKEKNAELQEKLRLVESEKSEIQLNVKELKRKLERAKLLLPQQQLQAEADHLGKELQSVSAKLQAQVEENELWNRLNQQQEEKMWSQEEKIREREEKIREREEKIREQEEKIREQEEKMRRQEEMMREKEEKIRELEEKIHEQEKIREEEEKRQEQEKIREQEKRQEQEEKMWRQEEKIHKQEEKIREQEEKMWRQEEKMHEQEKIREEEKRQEQEEKMWRQEEKIREQEEMWRQKEKTHQQEEKIREQEEKMWRQEEKIREQEKKMGRQEEKIWEQEEKMGRQEEKIREQEEKMHEQEEKMWRQEEKMHEQEKIREEEKRQEQEEKIWRQEEKIREQEKMWRQKEKMRKQEEKIREQEEKMWRQEEKVRKQKDMMREQEEKIREQEEMMQEQEEKMRRQEEKMWEQEVRLRHQEEKMQELEVRLQELEERLGELGRKAELWGEQTKVRGNPGDHTERPHHNLADGGWLPLLFHQSVAYSLNGGKKGVRFEAGEGGMGL; from the exons ATGTACAAAGAAACCCGACAGAACAAATTGGCTGAGGCCAAGGAAAAG TTGAGAGACCATCATGCCCAGACCAACCCTAGTGTTGGTGCAGGAGCAAGCGacaccaaaaagaagaaaataaataatggcactAACCCTGAGACAACCACTTCTGATGGTTGCCACTCACCTGAGGAT GAAAAGAAGGCAAACCACCAACATCAGGAAGCTCTAAGGAGGGagctagag GCCCAGGTTCATACCATACGAATCCTTACATGTCAGAAAACCGAGCTTCAGACGGCACTCTATTACAGCCAGCAAGCTGTCAAGCAGTTGGAAG GAGAGGCCAGGGATCTGATCGGCCGCCTGCATGATTCATGGAAGTTTGCAGGAGAGTTAGAGCAGGCTCTCTCTGCCGTCACTACACAGAAGAAGAAGGCGGATAAG TACATCGAGGAGTTAACAAAGGAGAGGGACACCCTGAGTCTGGAACTGTACAGGAACAC CATAACCGATGaggagctgaaggagaaaaatgctgaactacaagaaaaacttcgacttgtagaatctgaaaagtctGAGATCCAGCTCAACGTAAAGGAgctaaaaagaaagctggagaggGCCAAGCTCCTGCTGCCACAG cagcagctgcaggcgGAGGCTGACCACCTGGGTAAGGAGCTGCAGAGTGTGTCAGCAAAGCTCCAAGCCCAGGTGGAAGAGAACGAGTTGTGGAACCGCCTGAACCAGcaacaggaggagaagatgtggagccaggaggagaagatacgggagagggaggagaagatacgggagcgggaggagaagatacgagagcaggaggagaagatacgggagcaggaggagaagatgcggaggcaggaggagatgatgcgagagaaggaggagaagatacgggagctgGAGGAGAAGATACACGAGCAGGAAAAGatacgggaggaggaggagaagaggcaggagcaggagaagatacgtgagcaggagaagaggcaggagcaggaggagaagatgtggaggcaggaggagaagatacacaagcaggaggagaagatacgggagcaggaggagaagatgtggaggcaggaggagaagatgcacgagcaggagaagatacgggaggaggagaagaggcaggagcaggaggagaagatgtggaggcaggaggagaagatacgggagcaggaggagatgtggaggcagaaggagaagacgcaccagcaggaggagaagatacgggagcaggaggagaagatgtggaggcaggaggagaagatacgggagcaggagaagaagatggggaggcaggaggagaagatatgggagcaggaggagaagatggggaggcaggaggagaagatacgggagcaggaggagaagatgcacgagcaggaggagaagatgtggaggcaggaggagaagatgcacgagcaggagaagatacgggaggaggaaaagaggcaggagcaggaggagaagatatggaggcaggaggagaagatacgggagcaggagaagatgtggaggcagaaggagaagatgcgcaagcaggaggaaaagatacgggagcaggaggagaagatgtggaggcaggaggagaaggtgCGGAAGCAGAAAGATATGAtgcgggagcaggaggagaagatacgtgagcaggaggagatgatgcaggaacaggaggagaagatgcggaggcaggaggagaagatgtgggagCAGGAAGTGAGGCTGCGGcaccaggaggagaagatgcaggaactggaggtgaggctgcaggagctggaggagaggctgggggagcTGGGGCGGAAGGCCGAGCTCTGGGGGGAGCAGACGAAGGTGCGTGGAAACCCTGGAGATCATACAGAACGACCTCACCACAACTTAGCAGATGGTGGTTGGCTCCCTCTGCTTTTCCACCAGTCTGTGGCCTACAGTTTAAATGGTGGGAAGAAGGGTGTGAGAtttgaggctggggagggaggcatgGGCCTCTAG
- the LOC129050318 gene encoding golgin subfamily A member 6-like protein 26 isoform X1: MYKETRQNKLAEAKEKLRDHHAQTNPSVGAGASDTKKKKINNGTNPETTTSDGCHSPEDKQQNRAQLEEEKKANHQHQEALRRELEAQVHTIRILTCQKTELQTALYYSQQAVKQLEGEARDLIGRLHDSWKFAGELEQALSAVTTQKKKADKYIEELTKERDTLSLELYRNTITDEELKEKNAELQEKLRLVESEKSEIQLNVKELKRKLERAKLLLPQQQLQAEADHLGKELQSVSAKLQAQVEENELWNRLNQQQEEKMWSQEEKIREREEKIREREEKIREQEEKIREQEEKMRRQEEMMREKEEKIRELEEKIHEQEKIREEEEKRQEQEKIREQEKRQEQEEKMWRQEEKIHKQEEKIREQEEKMWRQEEKMHEQEKIREEEKRQEQEEKMWRQEEKIREQEEMWRQKEKTHQQEEKIREQEEKMWRQEEKIREQEKKMGRQEEKIWEQEEKMGRQEEKIREQEEKMHEQEEKMWRQEEKMHEQEKIREEEKRQEQEEKIWRQEEKIREQEKMWRQKEKMRKQEEKIREQEEKMWRQEEKVRKQKDMMREQEEKIREQEEMMQEQEEKMRRQEEKMWEQEVRLRHQEEKMQELEVRLQELEERLGELGRKAELWGEQTKVRGNPGDHTERPHHNLADGGWLPLLFHQSVAYSLNGGKKGVRFEAGEGGMGL; this comes from the exons ATGTACAAAGAAACCCGACAGAACAAATTGGCTGAGGCCAAGGAAAAG TTGAGAGACCATCATGCCCAGACCAACCCTAGTGTTGGTGCAGGAGCAAGCGacaccaaaaagaagaaaataaataatggcactAACCCTGAGACAACCACTTCTGATGGTTGCCACTCACCTGAGGAT aaacaacagaaccGAGCTCAGCTGGAAGAA GAAAAGAAGGCAAACCACCAACATCAGGAAGCTCTAAGGAGGGagctagag GCCCAGGTTCATACCATACGAATCCTTACATGTCAGAAAACCGAGCTTCAGACGGCACTCTATTACAGCCAGCAAGCTGTCAAGCAGTTGGAAG GAGAGGCCAGGGATCTGATCGGCCGCCTGCATGATTCATGGAAGTTTGCAGGAGAGTTAGAGCAGGCTCTCTCTGCCGTCACTACACAGAAGAAGAAGGCGGATAAG TACATCGAGGAGTTAACAAAGGAGAGGGACACCCTGAGTCTGGAACTGTACAGGAACAC CATAACCGATGaggagctgaaggagaaaaatgctgaactacaagaaaaacttcgacttgtagaatctgaaaagtctGAGATCCAGCTCAACGTAAAGGAgctaaaaagaaagctggagaggGCCAAGCTCCTGCTGCCACAG cagcagctgcaggcgGAGGCTGACCACCTGGGTAAGGAGCTGCAGAGTGTGTCAGCAAAGCTCCAAGCCCAGGTGGAAGAGAACGAGTTGTGGAACCGCCTGAACCAGcaacaggaggagaagatgtggagccaggaggagaagatacgggagagggaggagaagatacgggagcgggaggagaagatacgagagcaggaggagaagatacgggagcaggaggagaagatgcggaggcaggaggagatgatgcgagagaaggaggagaagatacgggagctgGAGGAGAAGATACACGAGCAGGAAAAGatacgggaggaggaggagaagaggcaggagcaggagaagatacgtgagcaggagaagaggcaggagcaggaggagaagatgtggaggcaggaggagaagatacacaagcaggaggagaagatacgggagcaggaggagaagatgtggaggcaggaggagaagatgcacgagcaggagaagatacgggaggaggagaagaggcaggagcaggaggagaagatgtggaggcaggaggagaagatacgggagcaggaggagatgtggaggcagaaggagaagacgcaccagcaggaggagaagatacgggagcaggaggagaagatgtggaggcaggaggagaagatacgggagcaggagaagaagatggggaggcaggaggagaagatatgggagcaggaggagaagatggggaggcaggaggagaagatacgggagcaggaggagaagatgcacgagcaggaggagaagatgtggaggcaggaggagaagatgcacgagcaggagaagatacgggaggaggaaaagaggcaggagcaggaggagaagatatggaggcaggaggagaagatacgggagcaggagaagatgtggaggcagaaggagaagatgcgcaagcaggaggaaaagatacgggagcaggaggagaagatgtggaggcaggaggagaaggtgCGGAAGCAGAAAGATATGAtgcgggagcaggaggagaagatacgtgagcaggaggagatgatgcaggaacaggaggagaagatgcggaggcaggaggagaagatgtgggagCAGGAAGTGAGGCTGCGGcaccaggaggagaagatgcaggaactggaggtgaggctgcaggagctggaggagaggctgggggagcTGGGGCGGAAGGCCGAGCTCTGGGGGGAGCAGACGAAGGTGCGTGGAAACCCTGGAGATCATACAGAACGACCTCACCACAACTTAGCAGATGGTGGTTGGCTCCCTCTGCTTTTCCACCAGTCTGTGGCCTACAGTTTAAATGGTGGGAAGAAGGGTGTGAGAtttgaggctggggagggaggcatgGGCCTCTAG